The Sporocytophaga myxococcoides genome window below encodes:
- a CDS encoding DUF4494 domain-containing protein, which translates to MATWFECKFKYNREDQNGGFTTVTEVYLIDAVSFTDAEARVYEEIGSNFREFVLLTVSKYRVHELVINEEGLTWYKCKVAITSLDEKAGKEKKLKQMILVNGNNLREAYDRVEDLFADSTSDYQILEIITTNIVEILPYHETEPNLKPLAQALAEAESRTETELSAETEAGVEIETIAPATAD; encoded by the coding sequence ATGGCAACCTGGTTTGAGTGTAAATTCAAGTATAACAGAGAAGATCAGAACGGAGGTTTTACTACTGTTACTGAAGTATATTTAATTGATGCGGTAAGCTTCACTGATGCTGAAGCTAGAGTATATGAAGAAATTGGGTCTAATTTCAGAGAATTCGTTCTGCTTACGGTAAGCAAATATCGTGTACATGAACTGGTGATCAATGAAGAAGGACTTACCTGGTATAAGTGTAAAGTTGCTATCACTTCTCTTGATGAAAAAGCAGGGAAAGAGAAAAAGTTAAAACAAATGATACTTGTTAATGGAAATAATTTAAGAGAAGCATATGACCGAGTAGAAGATCTTTTTGCAGACTCCACTTCAGATTATCAGATACTTGAAATTATCACGACTAACATTGTGGAAATTCTTCCATATCATGAGACCGAACCTAATTTAAAACCATTAGCACAAGCTCTGGCAGAGGCAGAATCAAGGACAGAAACAGAATTAAGTGCAGAAACTGAAGCAGGTGTTGAGATTGAAACCATCGCGCCAGCAACAGCTGATTAA
- a CDS encoding MBL fold metallo-hydrolase, with product MVWDLLRRKNRYELAEDVIGFKSLNVNFYLIGEPGAGNPWTIIDAGITSSGKKIIKEAANLFGKDNPPEALLLTHGHFDHVGGIPDLLKEWQDLKIYAHPLEIPYLTGDLNFPPPETVSGSSAIAYLLQLYSGKTLNFSMHVQPLPDGWVPSLEGWRYIHTPGISPGHVSFFRPKDKVLIAGDLISSRTKSSSISSIFVSEDQEIQGPPVHYNINHSIVCSSLKKIRSLNPKIAGVGQGRPISEEQLVSGLDILINVFEKEKLKEEELLTTNGVPDTATKNGHNFRKIGTIASVFSLLAVSAGLGYYFVKKR from the coding sequence ATGGTTTGGGATCTGTTGAGAAGGAAGAACCGATACGAGCTGGCAGAAGACGTTATAGGTTTCAAAAGTCTAAATGTAAATTTTTATTTAATAGGAGAGCCGGGCGCCGGAAATCCATGGACCATTATTGATGCAGGAATAACAAGTTCAGGGAAAAAAATAATTAAAGAGGCGGCTAATTTATTTGGAAAGGATAACCCTCCAGAGGCTTTACTATTAACACATGGGCATTTCGATCACGTTGGAGGAATACCTGATTTGCTGAAAGAATGGCAAGACTTAAAGATTTATGCTCATCCATTAGAAATTCCTTATTTAACGGGTGATTTGAACTTCCCGCCTCCTGAAACTGTTTCCGGAAGCTCGGCTATAGCTTATCTGCTTCAATTGTATTCCGGTAAAACTTTGAATTTCAGTATGCATGTTCAACCATTGCCAGATGGTTGGGTGCCTTCGTTGGAAGGATGGAGATACATTCATACACCTGGAATATCTCCCGGTCACGTTTCTTTCTTCAGACCAAAAGATAAAGTTCTGATTGCAGGAGATTTAATTTCTTCAAGAACCAAGAGCAGTAGTATCTCTTCGATCTTTGTTTCTGAAGATCAGGAAATTCAGGGACCGCCTGTCCATTATAATATAAACCATTCCATTGTTTGCAGCTCTTTAAAAAAGATTAGGTCTTTGAATCCTAAGATAGCAGGAGTGGGACAGGGGAGACCTATCTCAGAAGAGCAATTAGTCAGCGGTCTGGATATACTTATAAATGTTTTTGAAAAAGAAAAATTAAAAGAAGAAGAACTCTTGACTACAAATGGAGTACCAGATACAGCTACTAAAAATGGACATAATTTTAGAAAGATAGGAACAATAGCATCTGTTTTCTCTTTATTAGCTGTGAGTGCGGGATTAGGTTATTACTTTGTCAAAAAGAGATAG
- a CDS encoding DUF1919 domain-containing protein, whose protein sequence is MSDQIKPVKFSVVVSTHNHELHLIKALRNIFAQEHDFKFEVIITDNCSTDKTKEIIDLFQLRYPDYVVPLFHDKKNKFSENTLETFKKCKGQYTFLLDPDDYWTDNKKIKKQISFLDEHPEYIFSCHRFNRLIEDTNELLEDFHPVVFKDKPDGFEFGQERYFDYWITQLSTMAIRTECLNDIPKLETFKYYWDTQLFWLLLLKGKGFVQPFFGSVYRVKSETSGNKFDLLKQNSLTYLIIKELHQLYSCNKHIKRIYELYQKNLSWSKSANKRQLNINKINNKNFTIVSDDNWGKEVYDAFNIPYKSPFIGVHLFNSDFIKLVNDFENYIDKPITFINHSDSKHQKSFRHCFGKDYPLGLLNNDIELHFIDYNSPDEALRHWNDGRSKINLENIFFKMDASREENNIDSIEAFDYINRPNKVCFINYYDKEKYLSNNSTLHLIDYWNPDSEIFFPQSLCSFDLIGWLNGKVEKYNEIYQQAKDIFITPDKRKYFFIQFNQDNIHTLDSKFHPETHEIFYNEDTESAIVNYNKHDLEYFCLSAQECPHPKTSDLFIDLSEKENRHIMVLAKGNPLHQLRIDFIGKEEDEKDTILHIDAIAQTLQEDYQWLHFDFSFIDDVSTAYLFSRIRSFYFYLNPKNAAQGTLELMAFYSGSMETFKELLG, encoded by the coding sequence ATGTCGGACCAAATAAAACCTGTAAAGTTTAGTGTAGTAGTCTCTACACATAATCATGAACTTCATTTAATAAAAGCATTAAGGAATATCTTTGCTCAGGAGCATGATTTTAAGTTTGAGGTGATCATCACTGATAATTGCAGCACAGACAAAACAAAGGAAATCATAGATCTCTTTCAACTAAGATATCCGGATTATGTAGTTCCTTTATTTCATGATAAAAAAAACAAATTTTCCGAAAATACACTAGAGACATTTAAAAAATGTAAAGGCCAGTACACTTTCCTGCTTGATCCTGATGATTATTGGACTGATAATAAAAAAATAAAAAAGCAGATCTCATTTCTGGATGAACATCCTGAATATATTTTTTCCTGTCATAGATTTAACAGACTTATTGAAGATACCAATGAGCTCCTGGAAGATTTTCATCCTGTAGTATTTAAAGATAAACCAGATGGCTTCGAGTTCGGTCAGGAGCGCTACTTTGATTACTGGATAACACAGCTATCCACTATGGCTATCAGAACCGAGTGCCTGAATGATATTCCTAAGCTTGAAACATTCAAATACTATTGGGACACACAACTATTCTGGTTATTGCTTCTTAAAGGAAAAGGTTTTGTTCAACCGTTTTTTGGCAGTGTTTACCGGGTTAAAAGCGAAACATCAGGAAATAAATTTGACTTGTTAAAGCAAAATTCTCTGACCTATTTGATTATAAAAGAACTTCATCAACTTTACTCTTGCAATAAACATATTAAACGAATATATGAACTATATCAGAAAAACCTTTCATGGAGTAAAAGCGCCAATAAAAGACAACTAAACATAAATAAAATAAATAATAAGAACTTTACAATAGTAAGTGATGATAACTGGGGAAAAGAGGTTTATGATGCGTTCAACATTCCTTATAAGTCTCCTTTTATAGGAGTTCATTTATTTAATTCAGATTTTATAAAACTTGTAAATGATTTTGAAAACTACATAGACAAACCAATAACCTTCATTAATCATTCTGATTCTAAACATCAGAAATCTTTCAGACATTGCTTCGGAAAAGATTACCCTTTGGGACTCCTGAACAATGATATTGAACTTCATTTTATTGATTATAACTCACCCGATGAAGCTCTCAGACATTGGAATGACGGCAGATCCAAGATAAACTTGGAAAATATCTTTTTTAAAATGGATGCATCAAGAGAAGAGAACAATATTGATTCAATTGAGGCATTTGACTATATAAATAGACCTAATAAGGTGTGTTTTATAAATTATTATGACAAAGAAAAATACTTATCTAATAATTCAACATTACATCTGATAGATTATTGGAACCCAGACAGTGAAATATTCTTTCCTCAATCTCTTTGCTCTTTTGACTTAATAGGTTGGTTAAATGGAAAGGTGGAGAAATACAATGAAATTTATCAGCAAGCTAAAGATATATTCATTACCCCAGACAAACGGAAATATTTCTTTATCCAGTTTAATCAGGACAATATCCATACTTTGGATTCAAAATTTCATCCGGAGACTCATGAGATATTTTATAATGAAGATACAGAATCCGCAATTGTAAATTATAATAAGCACGATCTTGAATACTTCTGTTTATCAGCTCAGGAATGTCCACATCCAAAGACATCAGATCTGTTCATAGATTTATCAGAAAAAGAAAACCGTCATATTATGGTTCTGGCAAAAGGAAATCCCTTACATCAGTTACGTATAGACTTCATAGGAAAAGAAGAGGACGAAAAGGATACTATCCTGCATATAGACGCAATTGCTCAAACATTGCAGGAAGACTACCAATGGCTTCACTTTGACTTTTCTTTCATCGATGATGTATCAACAGCTTATCTTTTCTCAAGAATAAGAAGTTTTTATTTTTACCTGAATCCTAAAAATGCAGCTCAGGGAACACTAGAATTAATGGCTTTCTATTCGGGTTCAATGGAGACATTTAAAGAGTTACTAGGGTAA
- a CDS encoding DegT/DnrJ/EryC1/StrS family aminotransferase gives MNQPLYVTKPYLPPLEEFKTYLEKIWERQILTNGGPFHEQLEEELAKYLGVKYVSLFANGTLALMTALQTLRISGDVITTPFSFAATAHSLLWNGSKPVFCDIEPGTYNLDPSKLEASITPDTKAIMPVHVYGTPCKIDKIQEIATDHGLKVIYDACHSFGVRYKGESVLNYGDLSVLSFHATKIFNTFEGGAIISHDPITKRRIDFLKNFGFSDEVTVVTPGMNAKMNEVQAAMGLIQLKTIDQRIERLKNVSLNYKKRLKNIEGITFLDEVADTKHNYSYFPILIDEEKFGVSRDKTYELLKTFNIFTRRYFYPLISEFPVYKSLPSSNPSNLPIATEISRKILCLPNFAVLTQGEIEHVCNSIIEIQKTVKEEVNQDARLVF, from the coding sequence ATGAATCAGCCTCTATACGTAACTAAGCCGTATCTCCCACCGCTTGAGGAATTTAAAACATATCTTGAAAAAATATGGGAGCGACAAATCCTTACAAATGGCGGCCCTTTTCATGAGCAATTAGAAGAAGAACTTGCCAAATACCTTGGAGTTAAATACGTTTCCCTTTTTGCAAATGGAACTCTGGCATTAATGACAGCTTTGCAAACTTTAAGAATATCCGGTGATGTTATTACCACTCCTTTTAGTTTTGCTGCCACAGCTCATTCCCTGCTTTGGAATGGAAGTAAACCAGTTTTCTGCGACATAGAACCAGGAACGTATAACCTTGATCCTTCAAAGCTGGAAGCCTCTATTACTCCTGATACCAAAGCTATAATGCCTGTGCATGTTTATGGAACCCCATGCAAAATAGACAAGATACAAGAGATCGCAACTGACCATGGATTAAAGGTCATCTATGATGCATGTCATAGCTTTGGCGTAAGATATAAAGGAGAATCCGTCCTTAACTATGGTGATCTGTCTGTATTAAGTTTTCATGCAACTAAAATCTTCAATACATTTGAAGGAGGTGCCATTATTAGTCATGATCCCATAACCAAAAGAAGAATTGACTTTTTGAAAAATTTTGGATTCTCAGATGAAGTCACTGTTGTTACGCCAGGTATGAATGCTAAGATGAATGAGGTGCAAGCTGCAATGGGATTAATTCAATTAAAGACAATTGACCAAAGAATAGAGCGTCTGAAAAACGTTTCATTGAATTATAAAAAGAGATTAAAAAATATAGAAGGAATAACTTTCCTTGATGAGGTAGCTGATACTAAGCATAATTATTCTTACTTTCCTATATTGATTGATGAGGAAAAATTCGGAGTGAGCAGAGATAAAACTTATGAATTGCTTAAAACCTTCAACATATTTACAAGAAGGTACTTCTATCCATTGATCAGTGAATTCCCTGTTTACAAATCCTTGCCTTCATCAAATCCTTCTAACCTTCCAATTGCAACAGAAATTTCAAGAAAGATATTATGCCTTCCCAACTTTGCAGTGCTTACCCAGGGGGAAATTGAGCATGTATGTAACTCTATAATTGAAATTCAAAAAACAGTAAAGGAGGAAGTAAATCAGGATGCCCGACTGGTGTTTTAA
- a CDS encoding response regulator, which yields MKDVNIFIVDDDKMQCELLKDYLLKNHNYKIEIFNTGEDCLKNLDKDPEIIFLDYTLSTENKNAKNGMEILRAIKNRLPSAEVVMFTAQDRIEIAIDTLTHGAFDYIIKNESAFHRADNVVKNILKKHKLEKDNRFYKRLLLVFGIIIGIITVVAFTLYQTGHITDNVGPQF from the coding sequence ATGAAAGATGTGAATATTTTTATCGTAGATGATGATAAAATGCAGTGTGAACTTCTGAAGGATTATTTATTAAAAAATCATAACTATAAAATTGAGATTTTCAATACCGGAGAAGATTGTCTGAAGAACCTGGATAAAGATCCTGAAATCATTTTCCTGGATTATACTTTAAGCACAGAAAATAAAAATGCCAAGAATGGTATGGAAATTCTGAGAGCGATCAAAAACAGACTTCCGTCTGCTGAAGTTGTAATGTTTACGGCTCAGGACAGAATTGAGATAGCAATAGATACGCTGACTCATGGAGCTTTTGATTACATTATTAAAAATGAAAGCGCATTTCATCGAGCTGACAACGTAGTCAAAAATATACTTAAAAAACATAAGCTGGAGAAAGACAACCGGTTTTATAAAAGACTATTGTTAGTGTTTGGAATCATAATTGGAATTATAACTGTAGTTGCCTTTACACTTTATCAGACCGGCCACATTACAGACAATGTTGGTCCACAATTTTAA